GTCGTCCGCCGCGTGGTCGCGGGCGTCGTGCCGCCGGTCCTCGTAGTCGGGCAGCGGGTGGTCGGCGAGCCGGATCCAGCGCTGCGCCACCTCGGCGGGCAACTGCTCGGCCGCCTTGCGGGCCAGCGACTCGGTGTTGCCGTCGCGCCGGCTGCTGCCCAGCACGAACAGAAAGCTGCGGTCCATCGAGGTCTTCCCCATCTGCGGCTCTCCCGCGGTCTTCCGCGGCCCTCCGCGGCTCTTCTTCACGCTTCACACGCTTCTCTGCGGCTGGGAGAACGACACCGATGCACGGAAACATTCCGCCCGCCCGGGGGCGAGGGGCGACTCCGGCCGGGAGACGGTCCCGGGGGGGTCGGCAAGGGGGCGGCCCTGGCCGTGGCTGACCTCGCCTGGCGCGTCCATCGGCCGGCGCGCCCCTGGTTCGGCTCGCCCCTCGCCCGGTGCACTCCCTCGGCGGGCCCCGTAGGCCGGCGGCCGCCCGGGACGATCAGCTCACGCAGAACTCGTTCCCCTCCGGGTCCTGCATCAGCGTCCACTCGCCGCCGGGCTCCTTGACGTGCCGCAGGACGCCCGCACCGAGCCCTTCCAGGCGCGCGACCTCGTCCGCGCGCCGGCCCGCGCCGGAGTGCACGTCGATGTGCAGGCGGTTCTTGCCCACCCTGGGCTCCGGCACCCGCTGGAAGAGGATGCGGCGGCCGAGTCCGGTGCCGCTGTCGGGGTCGTACGGGTCCGCGGGATGCCGGACGGCGATCAGATCCCGGAACGCCGGACGCCCCCCGACCTCGACCGTGGCGCTCGGAGGAAGGGCCTGCTGGGCGAGCAGGCGCTCGATCAGGGTGCTGTTGTCCTCCACGGCATAGCCGAGCGCGGCGCCCCAGAAGGCGGCCTGCGCGTGCGGGTCCGCCGCGTCCACGACGAGTTTCCAGTGCAGTACGGGCTGAGTCACGGCCACCGTTATAGCCGGCTTCCAGAGTGGGCCCAAGGGGTTCTGGCGCGCCGGGACGGCCCCCGGGTCAGACCGCCCGCTCGGAGGGGGCCGAACCCTCGACGGCGACGCCCTGCTGGGCCCGCAACCGCCGGGCCTCCGCCCGGTTCCGCCGGGCCGTGCGCAACGCGTCCCAGCTGAGCACCGTCAGCGCCACCCACACCAGCGCGAAGCCCGCCCACCGCTCGGGCGGCATCTCCTCGTGGAAGTACAGGATCCCGAGCAGGAACTGGAGCACCGGGGTCAGGTACTGGAGCAGCCCCAGCGTCGACAGCGGCACCCGTATCGCCGACGCCCCGAAGCACACCAGCGGCACCGCGGTCACCAGCCCCGTCGACGCCAGCAGCGCCGCGTGCCCGGCGCCCTCGGAGGTGAACGTGCCCGTGCCGCGCGCACCCAGCCACAGCAGGTAGGCCAGCGCGGGCAGGAACTGGACCGCGGTCTCGGCCGCCAGCGACTCCAGCCCGCTGAGCGCCACCTTCTTCTTGGCCAGCCCGTACCCCGCGAAGGAGAACGCGAGGCAGAGCGAGATCCACGGCGGCTGGCCGTATCCGATGGTCAGGGTGATCACCGCGGCGAGGCCGACCCCG
The nucleotide sequence above comes from Streptomyces sp. TS71-3. Encoded proteins:
- a CDS encoding VOC family protein; amino-acid sequence: MTQPVLHWKLVVDAADPHAQAAFWGAALGYAVEDNSTLIERLLAQQALPPSATVEVGGRPAFRDLIAVRHPADPYDPDSGTGLGRRILFQRVPEPRVGKNRLHIDVHSGAGRRADEVARLEGLGAGVLRHVKEPGGEWTLMQDPEGNEFCVS
- the rarD gene encoding EamA family transporter RarD produces the protein MTSRGEQRVGVLNGVAAYGLWGLVPLFWPLVDSAGPVEILAHRMVWSLALVAVALLVTRRWAWAVELLRNPRRLALVAVAATLISVNWGVYIWAVNSGHVVEASLGYFINPLVTIALGVLLLKERLRPAQWAAVGVGLAAVITLTIGYGQPPWISLCLAFSFAGYGLAKKKVALSGLESLAAETAVQFLPALAYLLWLGARGTGTFTSEGAGHAALLASTGLVTAVPLVCFGASAIRVPLSTLGLLQYLTPVLQFLLGILYFHEEMPPERWAGFALVWVALTVLSWDALRTARRNRAEARRLRAQQGVAVEGSAPSERAV